From the Leptolyngbya sp. O-77 genome, one window contains:
- a CDS encoding tetratricopeptide repeat protein, which translates to MADFFDSHRGTFVPETERTTDVRNSKAASFSTRKAELDQLLEKAIEQYQIRDYPSALKTFRHVLFGYREVHDLQGEGMTLSGMGLAFYALGQYQEAIAHSYQALAMARQTMDRRTERQALGNLGNAYRHLNNFEKAIEYKGQTLVVAREIQDRRGEMAALNNLGMVYKAMGDCEQAIAYYEQSLRLAKELHDLQVEGQVLRNLGNAYHALENGQKTVECYEQLLEIARQQADLSTEGQILKNLASACYSLGNYNKAITYHQLRLAIARTLRDRRNEDQALESLSVIYDAMGDYAKAIECYEQRLAIAQSAQDKDLEQQLLTSLRNVCYAVGDFVRANSYE; encoded by the coding sequence ATGGCTGATTTTTTTGATTCCCATCGGGGAACCTTTGTCCCAGAAACCGAGCGAACCACGGACGTTCGCAATTCAAAGGCAGCGAGCTTCAGCACTCGAAAAGCTGAGCTAGATCAACTGCTGGAAAAAGCGATTGAGCAATATCAAATTCGGGACTATCCATCAGCCCTGAAAACATTTCGGCATGTCCTCTTTGGCTACCGAGAGGTGCATGATTTGCAGGGCGAAGGCATGACCCTCAGCGGCATGGGTCTGGCCTTTTATGCGCTGGGTCAATACCAAGAGGCGATCGCCCATTCCTATCAAGCGCTGGCGATGGCTCGTCAGACAATGGATCGGCGCACCGAGCGTCAGGCCTTGGGAAATTTGGGCAATGCCTATCGCCATTTGAACAACTTTGAAAAGGCCATTGAATATAAAGGGCAAACGCTGGTTGTAGCCCGTGAAATTCAGGATCGGCGGGGCGAAATGGCGGCGCTCAACAACCTCGGCATGGTGTATAAGGCAATGGGGGATTGTGAACAGGCGATCGCCTATTACGAACAAAGCCTGCGTCTGGCGAAAGAACTGCATGATTTGCAGGTAGAGGGACAAGTTTTGCGAAACTTGGGCAATGCCTATCACGCACTAGAAAACGGTCAGAAAACGGTGGAGTGCTACGAGCAACTTTTGGAAATTGCTCGACAGCAGGCTGACCTGTCTACCGAAGGGCAAATCCTCAAAAACTTGGCGAGCGCCTGCTATTCTCTGGGCAACTACAACAAAGCCATTACCTATCATCAACTGCGGCTGGCGATCGCCCGCACCCTGCGCGACAGGCGCAATGAAGACCAGGCGCTCGAAAGCCTCAGCGTGATTTACGACGCAATGGGAGACTATGCCAAAGCCATCGAGTGCTATGAACAACGACTGGCGATCGCCCAATCTGCTCAAGATAAGGACTTGGAGCAGCAGCTATTAACCAGCCTGCGAAATGTATGCTATGCCGTTGGCGATTTTGTCAGAGCCAATTCGTATGAGTAA